CCGTCTACCAGTGCGCACAGGGCCTGAACGATGCCCAGTTCGTCATGACCACGCCATTCACTGGCGTGCTCGCGGATCAGGCAGGCATTGCTGAAGACCCGCGTCGCGTCGAGCATCAGCGGGATGCCGTAGCGGCCAGCCACCGCCTTCACCGCGCGCAGGTTGTCCACTGACACAGGCGCACCGCCATTGGCGTTGGTGCAGGCTTCGACCAGCAGGAAAGGTATGCGGTGGCGGCCCACGCGCTTGATCGCCTGCTCCAATGCCACACAATCCAGGTCAGCGCGAAAATCACCGTTGGCATCTGTCGTCGATACCGTAACGTATGTGGCGCCCCTGAGCTGCAGGTGCGCCTGCAGCGTGGGGAATGGCGCACTGCCAAGCACGCACTCGCCTGACGTGATCAGTGCGTTGACCAGCAACGCCTCCGCCAGTCGCCCCTGGGCCACTGACAGCACCTGCGAAATACCGAACAAGGCCTGGAACGCAGCAGCCAGTCGCTCGTCCAGCTCACCGTCGCCGTCCTGCTGCACGAGAGGAAAGCCCGTGCAGTCGCCGTGCATCAGGCTGTCGGTCTGGTAGTCATCCAGGACCAGCCGCGACGGGATCAGGTCGAGATTGAAACCATGTTGAGCCAGGACCCGGGCGCGGGCCTCGACGGTGTCAGCCAGCAACCTCATGCCAAGGCTCCCTCGGACACGTCGATGATCCGGTGGTTCATGCGATTGAGGTCGAAGAACATCACCTTTGGCAGTACGATCGGTTCACGGAAACCCGGCACCAGGTCATGCAGCAAGTGGTTCACGCACTCAGTGGCCAACAGCGATGTCGCGATCAGAGGCCCCACAGCCACCGTTGGCACCTTGCCAATCTCGAGGCTGCGGACAATCGCCTGCATGTGCTGGGGCACGAAGATTTCGTCGAAAATCCGCGGCAAGGTGCCCTGCTCCTTGGCCATCTTGAGTGTCTGCGTCCAATACTCCATTCCCAAGCCTTGCGGTGAGGAGCACAAGGCAAAGCAGCCGAAGCCCATGATCGGTCCAACGACGCTGAACACCCCACGCTCGCGTGCCTGGCGGTGGATGGACTCACGCAACGAGTGGGGCACATTGGCATCCAGGCAGTCGACCAGGATGTCAGCGCCTGACAGAAACTCGTCCTGGTTGTGGTCGGTGATGCCTTCGACAAAGATCTCGACCTTGGCCCGGGGGTTGAGGTCGAGAATCAGCTCGCGATACACCAAGGCCTTGTTTCGGCCCAGCGAAGCGCCCGTCGCGGCCCATTGGCGGTTCATGTCGGGCGGATCGAAAGCGCCCGGATCAGCCAGCTTGAACGACTGTACGCCCATCCGGCACAGCGTGAGTGCCATGGCGCCCCCCACGCCGCCACAACCGGCGACCACCACCCGGCTGGACGCAAGCTTGTCGATGCCCGCCTCGGTCAACAGAGGTAGCGAGCGGTTCAGCATATCGTCGTTGCTCATCCTGAAACTCCTTTTCTCACGTGTGTGGATCCTTGCCTTGGCAATGCTGCCAGAGGCCGCCATGCCTCCTGCGAGGCGCAGGAAAGACACGTTGCCAATACTTCCTTCGGCAAAATGTCACTAACAATTTCAAGCCTGCCCTATAGCACCGGCTAACTAATTAAACCGACGAGTAAATAAACAACGACAAATCTCAGGCACAACGAGACACCACGCCTTAATTGCGCAACACCGCCAATTAATAAAACCCTCAGTACAATATTGGCACTTTTAAACCGTAAAGTTTAATTTGTCAGTCGCTTGCACGAACAAATTAAACTCGTAAGTTTAATTGTCAGACCACCGAGCGCAGCCAGGCAAAGCAACCTTGAAAGCAGAATCAAGAACCCGGCTCAAGCCAAAGCATAAAACATTTAAAATCAAAGAGTTGCGAGCATATAGCCAGACAGACTGACGCAGCAGCGCACAACAAAACCCGAGAATTGCGGCCGCCTGCATACCACGCACCAACCGTTTGAGCGTGGCCAATACGGACGCGTGCCGACAGAAGAAATAGTTATTAACTTAGAATATTCGCGGATACTAAACGTAGCGCCAAGACAATTCAAGCCACTCTTTAGCCATTATCGACAACCCTGTCCCGCGAGGCGACTATCGCACGCAGGAGATGCGCGAGATAAAGCTCAATCTATTATTCGGCACGGCTGCATTCAGCAGGCCCAGCGAAACATATATGGCAACGCCTGGGCAGCGCTGCTCGATATCAGGGGGGACAACGCTCGCACCCGGGCCATTCGGCATTGCAGTTGGCTACCAGCGATGCGGGGTGTCAGAGGTAAGCGTTGCAGCGCACTTGAGATCGAACGCCGTGCGGGCGGCGCTCGATCTGATAGACGTTGCAAGGGGGGCGGCGGACTCCAGCCACCCCGACGATCGGGCCAAGGCACTGGATAAAGCAGGCGCTCTCAGAAACGCGCCACCATCCCCACCCGCCAGGTCCGCCCCGGTGCAGGCATGAAGCTCTGCGCCAGCGGGTCCAGGTAGTAACGATCCGTCAGGTTCTGCACCGACACATTCAGCTCGGTGTGCTCCAGCAGCTTGTACTTGAGGAACAGGTCGAACAACGCCACCGAGCGGTAGTCGATCTGCGGCGTGGTCGCGCCGGTCTGCCAGGGCTTATCCATCTGCGCGGTGGGCCCCGAGCTGTAGGTCATGCGCCCGCCCACGGTCAGTGCCTCGTCGAAGAAACGCATCCCGCCGAGCAGGTTGGCCGAGAAGCGCGGCGGGTTCTGGGTGTTGGTGTACGAACCCATGTAGCTGCCCGACGTGCAGTCCGGGGTGTCGTGGGTGCGCTGATACCGATTGGCGCTGGCGCGTAGCTTGGCGGCGAAGGCCGCGTCGCAGGTCTCGGTCATCAGGTAGTAGGTGGCCGAAAGGTCGGCGAACACGCGCCCGGCATCGTAGTGCGACTGCAGTTCCAGGCCACGGGTATGGAAGCTGTCGGTGTTGCTGAAGGTCATCTGGCCCCACAGGCCTGGGCTCGGGTCGTAGTAACGAGTGATGTAGTTCTTGATGTCGTTGTCGAACCAGGCCAGCTTGGCCGACGCCTCGTCGCCGGCGATCAGCAGGTCGCTGCGCAAGGCGCTCCCCCCCACTTCCCAGCTGCGCGAGCGCTCGGGCTTGAGGTGCTTGCCCGGGGTGACCTGCTGGGTGCCCTGGCTGGTCTCGAACAGCGACGGCAGGCGCAGGCCTTCGGTGTAGGAGGCATAGACGAAGGTGTCCGGGAGGAACTCGACATTGATACCGAAGGCCGGTGCGAAGCCACCGCCGCGGCTTTTGCCCTGCGGGGTATAGTCGTAGCCGGTGACCACGTTGCTGATGCCTTCGGGGTGGACCTCCACGTTGGTCGCGCCGGACTCGTTGAACGGCACGCCATTGAACGGCTCGTTGCTGTTCTCGAAGACGATGCCGTTGTTCAGGCGTGGATCGGTGGCGTCGGTGTACTGGCCGTTCTGGTCGGGGAACCACATCATGCTGCCCCAGTGCCCCGGGCTGCTGGCGGTGATCCAGCGCATTTCCCGCTCCTCGCGGCGCGCCTTGGCCAGCACGGTGTTGTCCTTGGTCTGGTAGTGGGCATAGCGACCGCCGCCCCACAGCGTCAGCGTTTCAGTGGGCTTGAATTCCAGGTTGCCGTTGAAGCTGAACTCCTGGCGCGACGCGTCACGCAGCATGCGGTTGGCGTTGATGTCATGCTGGGTGGAGACCACGCTCTTCTGCGGCTGCAGGTCTTCGAGCTGGAAGGCGCCGCCCAGGTCGAGCTTGAAATCGCCATGGGCCGTGGTGAAGCGCGAAACGTTGTTCAGGTCGCCGCCGATGCGGCGATTGTCCTGGCGGGACCAGGCGCGGTCGGTACGGTACAGCTGCGACTTGGGCGCCATCCAGGCCGCGCTCAAGGTACTGGTCTTCGAGTCGGTCAGCCACAGCCTGCTGGTGAGGTCTACCCACGGATTGCCTTCGGGCAGGTAGTGATAGCGGGCGGTGTAGGTGTCGATCCGGATTTCGCTGGTGGGGTACTGGTAGATGCCAGCGGTACCGTAGCGGAAGATGTCCGACGGCATGATCTCGCCCATGTGTCCGTCGAACCGGCGGTAGCCCAGGTCCAGGGTATGGTCGTCGGCCAGCCGCCAAGTGGTCTTGAGCAGGTAGGAGTCGGTCTCGGACGACGAATTGAGCACCTCCTCGCCGGCGTTGTAGGTGTTGGCGACGCTCGGCTGTTCGTCACCGTCGCGGTCGTAGAGCCGGTAGCGGTCCTGGCCCTTCTTGCCGGAAAAGTAGTTGCCCTGGTTGCGGTGCGCATAGGCCGCCACCAGGTCGAAGCGTTCATGGGAGTAGCCGAAGGCGGCGCTGCCGGACTCGGCCTTGGAGCCGAACAGGCTGCCGCGTTGGTCGCGCGGTACCGCGCTCAGGTCCTCGTCCCTGGCGTTGCGGTTGCGGTGCTCGGGCTCCACGCCGTTGTTCCACAAGTTGCCGGTCAGGCGCACGCCGACATCCTTGCCATCGACCAGGATGTCCTCGACGCCGATGGTCTTCATCTCCACAGAGCCGCCGATCGCTCCCGAGCGGGTGCTGGGGCCCTTGTTCACGGTGACGCTGCTGATCAGGTCGGGGTCGATGTAGCTGCGCTGCTGGGTACCGCCGTAGCCCCGGTAGACATCCACCGCCTGCTCCGAGCCATCGACCCTGACCGCCACCCGGCTCTGCCCCTGGATGCCGCGGATGTTGACGTCCAGCGCGCCACCGTTGCGGCTGTCGCCCACCTGCACGCCGGCAACGCCCTTGAGCATGTCGCCCACCGAAACGGTGCTAAAGCGGTCGAGGTCTTCGCGCGACAGGTGCACCGTAGAGCGCGGCGCGCGGTAGGTGTCGCGCTGCGGGTCAACCAGCTCGCTGGCCGCGACCATGGTCGGCGTCAATTCCGTCGCTGTCGCCGATGCCTGGGCCTGTGGGATGAGGATGTACGCGCCCCGCGCGTTCGGCAGCAGTTGCAGGCCGCTGTTGGCCAGCAGCCGCCGGGCCCCTTCCTGCACGGTATAGCGCCCCTTGAGCGCCGGAGCCGCGCGGCCGCGGGTCAGCTCGGGGTCATAGGACAACAGCAGGCCCGATTGGCTGGCGAACACGCCCAGCGCGGTGCCCAGCGGCCCCTGGGCGATGTCGTAGTCGCGCGGCGTGGCATCGTCGAGCCGGGTGGACGCCACGGCCGGGGACTCGGCGGCCTGGGCCAGGGTCGAAGCCGTGCCCATCAGGCAGCCGAGCATCGCGCAACGCACGGCGAAGCTGATCGGGGACAAGTGTTGCGAAGGACGCGAAACAGGGGAAAGCCGACGAATTGCGGGCATGCTTTTCTCGCTCGTGAGGTCAGTGCCCGGCACTCGATGCGGGCTTGCACCCCTTCTGTCGCATGACGGCGAAAAAGGTATATGCGTGCGATTCGCATTTTCACTTGATCTTGTGATTTAACCAAATCTAGTGATAATTGTTTGCATTTGCGCCCTGACGCCTCCCAGCCATGACCCTTTTCAAGTCCCCGCCGCGGCCCGCCAAGCACTGCGCCGTCACCACGCTGTATATCGAGCACCACGCCTGGTTGCGCGGCTGGCTGGCGTACCGGTTGCGCTCCTGGGGGCGCGGCGTGGCCGACGATCTGGCCCAGGACATCTTCGTGCGCTTGCTCGCCAGCCGCGACAGCAACCAGCCCGACACCCTGCGCCAGCCGCGCGCCTACCTGACACGCATCGCCAACTGCGTGCTGGTCAGCTGGCGCCGCCGCCATTCGCTGGAGCAGGCCTGGCTCGAAGCGCTGGCGCTGGTGCCCGAGGCGCTGCAGCCGTCGCCCGAGCAGCAGAGCGTCATCCTCGAGACCCTGCATGAGATCGACGCGGTGCTCGACAGCCTGCGCCCACGGGTCAGGCAGGCGTTCCTGATGGCCAGCCTGGACGGCATGAAACAGAAAGACATTGCCCAGGCCCTGAACATCGCGCTGCCAACGGTGAAGAAGTACATCCACGAGGGCTACATGGCCTGCCTGAGCCAGATGCCCGATGAGTGACCAACCCGCCATTGCCCAGGCCGTGCTCGCCAAGGCCGCCGCCTGGCTGCTGCTGATGCAGGAAGGCCCGCTGACGCCAGCGCAACAGCTCGAGCTGGAACGCTGGCGGCGCCGCGACCCGGACCACGAACGCGCCTGGAAGCGCGCCGAGCGTCTGCTGACGCGCCTCGGCACCCTGCCACCGACCCTTGCCCGGCAGACACTCGTTCGCCCGCAGGACAGCAGCCGTCGCACCGTGCTGCGTGGCCTGCTGGTGCTGATCGGCGCGGCCCCGCTGGGCTGGTGGGTATGGCGGCAGACCCAGGAGGGTATCGACTACCAGACCGCAGTGGGCGAGCGCCGCGAACTGCTGCTGAGCGATGGCACCCAGGTCACTCTAAACAGCCACAGCGAGCTGCGAGTGGCGTATTCGGCCGAGGAGCGCCTGCTGCACCTGCGCCGTGGCGAGGCGTACATCGTCACCGCCGCGGACCCGTCGCGGCCGTTGCAGGTGCGGAGCGAACATGGCCTGATGCAGGCGCTGGGCACCCGCTTCAGCGTGCGCCAACGCCCTCGCGAGACTCAGCTCGCGGTCTATGAAGGCGCCGTGCGCGTCACCCCCGAGGCCGGCAGTGCCACCGTCATCCACGCAGGCTCGCAGGTGCGCTTCGACCGCGACCGGCTCGGCCTGGTGGAAATCGCCCGCGACACCCAGCTGGCCTGGCGCAATGGCTTGCTGGTGGTCGACGACATGCCGCTGTTGCAGTGGGCCCAGGAATTGATGCGCTACAGCGACCAGCGTCTGGTCTGCGACCCGGCCGTGGCCGAGTTGCGGGTCTCCGGCAGCTTCCCGGTCGATGACCTGCCTCTGGCCTTGGCCATGCTGAGCGAGAGCCATGGCCTGCGCGCGCGCGGCGAAGCTGGCGGGATGTTCATCAGTCGCTGAAACAGGGGCCAAAGGCCTCAACCACGCGACGAAATGCCAGCATCCGGCCATTGCCCCGGCACCATCGCCAATGGGATGATTCGTATTTGCAACGAATTCTCATCAAGGTCATGCCCGTGCCCCCCAAGCTCCTCCTCGCCGAAGACGACCCGCGCCTGCGCCAGGACCTGGAACAGCACTTCATGCGCCGTGGCTTCAGCGTCCGGACCTGCGAGAACGGCACCCAGGCATTGAACACGATGCAGCAGGCCCCCTTCGACCTGCTACTGCTGGACATCATGCTTCCCGGCATCGATGGCCTGAGCCTGCTCGACGAACTGCGCCGGCACCAGGCGGTACCGGTAATGCTGATGTCGGCCCTGGGCGCCGAGCAGGACCGCATCAGCGGCTTCACCCGCGGCGCCGACGACTACCTGCCCAAGCCCTTCAGCCTGGCCGAACTGGATGCCCGGATCGATGCGCTGCTGCGCCGGGTGGCGCTGGACCGGCGCCCGTCCATGCCACGCAATGCCTGCACGCTGACCTTCGATACCGCCAACCATGATGTCGCCCAGCATGGCCAGAGTGCCGGGCTGACCGGTTCCGAATACCGCTTGCTGGTGACCCTGCAAGCCCATCCCGGCGAGGCGCTGAGCAAGGCATTTCTGTACCAGAGCGTCCTGCACCGGGCCTATACCCGCCTCGACCGCGGCCTGGATGTGCATGTGTGCAACCTGCGCCGCAAGCTCGCCGCCATCGGCGCCAGCCACCTGGAAATCCAGGCCGTGCGCGGCCAGGGCTATATCCTGGTCGATGCGGGCAACACCTGATGCGCCGTCATCCGCTGCTGTGGAAACTGGCGCTGTTGCAGGTGTGCTTCTGCCTGCTGCTGACCTGGCTGATCTGGACCTGGGGCCTGTCGGTCGAACGCAGCACCTACTTCCTGGCCCCCGCCGACCGGGTGTTCCTCGCCGGCTTCGCCGAACAGGCCGAGCAGGCCTGGCGCGCGGAAGGTGCCGATGGCGTGGAACGCTTGCGCCGTCGGCTCGAAGCCGATGAGAACACCTGGGTCGCCATCATCGGCCCTCATCTGCAAAGCCTAGGCACTACCGCGCTGAGCGCCGATGAAGCCAGCCGCCTGACC
This window of the Pseudomonas mosselii genome carries:
- a CDS encoding response regulator transcription factor, whose translation is MPPKLLLAEDDPRLRQDLEQHFMRRGFSVRTCENGTQALNTMQQAPFDLLLLDIMLPGIDGLSLLDELRRHQAVPVMLMSALGAEQDRISGFTRGADDYLPKPFSLAELDARIDALLRRVALDRRPSMPRNACTLTFDTANHDVAQHGQSAGLTGSEYRLLVTLQAHPGEALSKAFLYQSVLHRAYTRLDRGLDVHVCNLRRKLAAIGASHLEIQAVRGQGYILVDAGNT
- a CDS encoding beta-eliminating lyase-related protein, which codes for MRLLADTVEARARVLAQHGFNLDLIPSRLVLDDYQTDSLMHGDCTGFPLVQQDGDGELDERLAAAFQALFGISQVLSVAQGRLAEALLVNALITSGECVLGSAPFPTLQAHLQLRGATYVTVSTTDANGDFRADLDCVALEQAIKRVGRHRIPFLLVEACTNANGGAPVSVDNLRAVKAVAGRYGIPLMLDATRVFSNACLIREHASEWRGHDELGIVQALCALVDGVLLSATKEMPTTIGGFLALRDRSLFERCRDQALIFGTGLDLLGKRRLLTAMHEPNGLVKQVRSRIDQVRRFHARLQLGGESRVGAHGVFLVGGAPMTPMHARAFLNHLYVGYGVRGALNPGGSAGHGDALVRFALGVPGKDERVLETAAICIREALREADQHIALEEVHRPAGLAGGMLATYRKARSVQP
- a CDS encoding FecR family protein, producing MSDQPAIAQAVLAKAAAWLLLMQEGPLTPAQQLELERWRRRDPDHERAWKRAERLLTRLGTLPPTLARQTLVRPQDSSRRTVLRGLLVLIGAAPLGWWVWRQTQEGIDYQTAVGERRELLLSDGTQVTLNSHSELRVAYSAEERLLHLRRGEAYIVTAADPSRPLQVRSEHGLMQALGTRFSVRQRPRETQLAVYEGAVRVTPEAGSATVIHAGSQVRFDRDRLGLVEIARDTQLAWRNGLLVVDDMPLLQWAQELMRYSDQRLVCDPAVAELRVSGSFPVDDLPLALAMLSESHGLRARGEAGGMFISR
- a CDS encoding ThiF family adenylyltransferase, with protein sequence MSNDDMLNRSLPLLTEAGIDKLASSRVVVAGCGGVGGAMALTLCRMGVQSFKLADPGAFDPPDMNRQWAATGASLGRNKALVYRELILDLNPRAKVEIFVEGITDHNQDEFLSGADILVDCLDANVPHSLRESIHRQARERGVFSVVGPIMGFGCFALCSSPQGLGMEYWTQTLKMAKEQGTLPRIFDEIFVPQHMQAIVRSLEIGKVPTVAVGPLIATSLLATECVNHLLHDLVPGFREPIVLPKVMFFDLNRMNHRIIDVSEGALA
- a CDS encoding sigma-70 family RNA polymerase sigma factor, coding for MTLFKSPPRPAKHCAVTTLYIEHHAWLRGWLAYRLRSWGRGVADDLAQDIFVRLLASRDSNQPDTLRQPRAYLTRIANCVLVSWRRRHSLEQAWLEALALVPEALQPSPEQQSVILETLHEIDAVLDSLRPRVRQAFLMASLDGMKQKDIAQALNIALPTVKKYIHEGYMACLSQMPDE
- a CDS encoding TonB-dependent receptor → MPAIRRLSPVSRPSQHLSPISFAVRCAMLGCLMGTASTLAQAAESPAVASTRLDDATPRDYDIAQGPLGTALGVFASQSGLLLSYDPELTRGRAAPALKGRYTVQEGARRLLANSGLQLLPNARGAYILIPQAQASATATELTPTMVAASELVDPQRDTYRAPRSTVHLSREDLDRFSTVSVGDMLKGVAGVQVGDSRNGGALDVNIRGIQGQSRVAVRVDGSEQAVDVYRGYGGTQQRSYIDPDLISSVTVNKGPSTRSGAIGGSVEMKTIGVEDILVDGKDVGVRLTGNLWNNGVEPEHRNRNARDEDLSAVPRDQRGSLFGSKAESGSAAFGYSHERFDLVAAYAHRNQGNYFSGKKGQDRYRLYDRDGDEQPSVANTYNAGEEVLNSSSETDSYLLKTTWRLADDHTLDLGYRRFDGHMGEIMPSDIFRYGTAGIYQYPTSEIRIDTYTARYHYLPEGNPWVDLTSRLWLTDSKTSTLSAAWMAPKSQLYRTDRAWSRQDNRRIGGDLNNVSRFTTAHGDFKLDLGGAFQLEDLQPQKSVVSTQHDINANRMLRDASRQEFSFNGNLEFKPTETLTLWGGGRYAHYQTKDNTVLAKARREEREMRWITASSPGHWGSMMWFPDQNGQYTDATDPRLNNGIVFENSNEPFNGVPFNESGATNVEVHPEGISNVVTGYDYTPQGKSRGGGFAPAFGINVEFLPDTFVYASYTEGLRLPSLFETSQGTQQVTPGKHLKPERSRSWEVGGSALRSDLLIAGDEASAKLAWFDNDIKNYITRYYDPSPGLWGQMTFSNTDSFHTRGLELQSHYDAGRVFADLSATYYLMTETCDAAFAAKLRASANRYQRTHDTPDCTSGSYMGSYTNTQNPPRFSANLLGGMRFFDEALTVGGRMTYSSGPTAQMDKPWQTGATTPQIDYRSVALFDLFLKYKLLEHTELNVSVQNLTDRYYLDPLAQSFMPAPGRTWRVGMVARF